Proteins encoded within one genomic window of Panacibacter microcysteis:
- a CDS encoding DUF1801 domain-containing protein, with protein sequence MLRTIDQYFLQQAEPNKSCLLFLRAHIQALDVHIKEVWKYGMPCYCYNNKMCCYLWVHKKLMQPYIGIVEGNKINHPLLISEKRARMKILLVDPEKDIPLKLINGILNDAFALCQ encoded by the coding sequence ATGCTACGCACTATAGACCAATATTTTTTACAGCAGGCTGAACCAAATAAAAGCTGCCTGCTCTTTTTAAGAGCACATATACAAGCGCTGGATGTGCATATAAAAGAAGTGTGGAAATATGGAATGCCATGCTACTGTTATAACAACAAAATGTGTTGCTACCTATGGGTACATAAAAAACTTATGCAACCATATATAGGCATTGTGGAAGGAAACAAAATAAATCATCCATTGCTTATCAGCGAAAAACGGGCACGCATGAAAATACTACTGGTTGACCCGGAAAAGGATATCCCGCTGAAACTGATCAACGGGATATTAAATGATGCATTTGCACTATGCCAGTAA
- a CDS encoding DinB family protein, translating to MDKASADIIWNQFGASIDMLINIAMNCNDDYFSANRRFYYILFHSAIFLDYYATIPPRDFVPQLSFTPAETSVRPAEAIDDLIPDKFYSSHEIVAYLKNTRNKCRTLVALLAGETANLRFTEGNEAHDMDYSLHEIILYNMRHTQHHVAQLNLLWRQDKNQHLEWSFRAGDIKGMGV from the coding sequence ATGGATAAGGCTTCTGCAGACATTATCTGGAATCAATTTGGTGCAAGCATTGATATGCTGATTAATATTGCCATGAACTGTAACGACGACTACTTTTCAGCAAACAGGCGTTTCTATTATATACTTTTTCATAGTGCAATCTTCCTGGATTACTATGCTACCATACCTCCCCGGGATTTTGTACCACAACTTTCTTTCACACCGGCGGAAACATCTGTAAGACCTGCGGAAGCAATTGATGACCTTATACCGGATAAGTTTTACAGTAGCCATGAAATAGTTGCTTATTTAAAAAATACGCGGAACAAATGCCGTACGCTTGTGGCATTGCTGGCAGGTGAAACTGCAAACCTGCGCTTTACCGAAGGGAATGAAGCGCATGATATGGATTATTCTTTGCACGAAATAATCCTGTATAACATGAGGCATACCCAGCACCATGTTGCACAGCTTAACCTTTTATGGAGGCAGGATAAAAATCAACACCTGGAATGGTCTTTCAGGGCTGGTGATATAAAAGGAATGGGTGTATAG
- a CDS encoding PepSY-like domain-containing protein, giving the protein MKKIALLFLSVAIFTSVQLSAQIRKVPAEVTEAFKQKFPNADKVEWKDKLTNFQASFNSGGAAYTAEFTTKGEWKETMKKIDSYDALPKAVKDGFEKSKYTDWTKGSVYWIENDDNKNVYRIYIEKSAVQKLFLFFTKDGQLEKETPGV; this is encoded by the coding sequence ATGAAAAAGATCGCATTATTGTTTTTAAGTGTGGCAATTTTTACCTCGGTACAGCTTTCTGCACAAATAAGAAAGGTACCCGCAGAAGTTACGGAGGCGTTTAAACAAAAATTTCCTAACGCAGATAAAGTAGAATGGAAAGACAAACTGACCAACTTCCAGGCTAGTTTTAACAGCGGCGGCGCAGCGTACACGGCCGAGTTTACGACCAAAGGCGAATGGAAAGAAACGATGAAAAAAATAGACAGTTATGATGCTTTACCAAAAGCGGTAAAGGACGGTTTTGAAAAGAGTAAATACACAGACTGGACAAAAGGTTCCGTGTACTGGATAGAAAACGACGACAACAAAAATGTTTACCGTATTTATATAGAAAAAAGTGCGGTGCAAAAACTGTTTCTGTTCTTTACGAAAGATGGTCAACTGGAAAAAGAAACACCGGGTGTTTAA
- a CDS encoding TonB-dependent siderophore receptor produces the protein MSSMYPQFRCKYFFFVLLFVLSFLQVVAGDNENEDGLGGVKGKVTTTDNKPAAMVTVSINGTKKSTLTGDDGAFIIRNVQPGNYELELSLVGYETVTAGITIEANKTSAVAIQLKVSEKQLQEVIVSSGAVGYKSNVASSTLRLQTPLIEVPQNIQVITNRVLKDQQILSMSDGVIRNVSGAMRLEHWGDMYTNINMRGSRASEFRNGMNIITSYWSPLTQDMSFVDHIEFVKGPAGFMMSVGEPSGIFNVVTKKPTGVNKGEVNVTMGSYDLYRASLDLDGKFDKEGKLLYRFNMAGQTQNSFRPYEYNNRYAIAPVITYKLDDKTTLTAEYNLQKVKTSNVGSYYVFSTKGYAVLPRNFTTLDPGLEPTYITDQSITVNLQHRFSDNWKVTAQAAYFDYAAQGSSSWPGYVGADSMIRGISIWDAAATAKIGQLFVNGSVETGAVKHRILVGLDANDKEYFADWNQYHALDTDDSKFSFNNPVYGFPSNGYPVWDRSKSLTQRAGVYGHVAQSYTGLYVQDELGFFNNVLRVTLAGRYSNVKNTNYGTVSSAEKITPRVGASVSIDRQTAVYALYDQAFVPQSGVKRDGSTIKPLTGNNMEVGIKRDWLGGKVSTSLAVYRILKNNENSTDPADPSGRFVVQLGQTRAQGVEFDIRGELFPGLTATANYALTDNQITKADTAAASQLNIGNKVPGYAKHTANAWLNYRINNGALKGLGISGGFTFLGERSTWSWAGAVKSAQLPDYTKFDAGIFWEKDKFRVALNVYNLADTYLYSGAAYADYYYWQAEPGRNWRLGITYRF, from the coding sequence ATGAGCAGTATGTACCCACAGTTTAGATGTAAATATTTCTTTTTTGTTTTATTGTTTGTATTATCATTTCTCCAGGTTGTGGCCGGTGATAATGAGAATGAAGATGGTCTTGGCGGCGTAAAGGGAAAGGTGACCACTACCGATAACAAACCCGCAGCAATGGTAACGGTAAGTATTAACGGCACTAAAAAAAGTACGCTTACCGGCGATGATGGCGCCTTCATAATACGCAATGTACAGCCTGGTAATTATGAGCTGGAACTATCGCTGGTTGGCTATGAGACTGTAACCGCGGGCATAACCATTGAAGCAAACAAGACCAGCGCGGTTGCCATACAACTAAAGGTGTCTGAGAAGCAGTTGCAGGAAGTAATTGTAAGCAGCGGTGCTGTTGGTTACAAGTCAAATGTAGCCTCTTCTACACTGCGCCTGCAAACACCGCTTATTGAAGTACCACAAAATATACAGGTTATTACCAACAGGGTACTGAAAGATCAGCAGATACTCAGCATGAGCGATGGCGTAATACGCAATGTAAGCGGCGCCATGCGACTGGAACACTGGGGCGATATGTACACCAACATTAACATGCGCGGCTCCAGGGCTTCTGAATTCAGGAACGGTATGAACATTATTACTTCTTACTGGAGCCCGCTTACACAGGATATGAGTTTTGTAGATCACATAGAGTTTGTAAAAGGCCCTGCAGGTTTTATGATGTCTGTGGGTGAACCGTCCGGCATTTTTAACGTGGTTACCAAGAAGCCTACCGGCGTTAACAAAGGAGAGGTGAACGTTACAATGGGCAGCTACGATCTTTACCGCGCATCGCTGGATTTGGATGGCAAATTTGATAAAGAGGGCAAACTGTTGTACCGCTTTAATATGGCCGGACAAACACAAAATTCTTTCCGCCCTTACGAGTACAACAACCGCTATGCTATTGCGCCGGTCATTACATATAAGCTTGATGATAAAACAACACTTACCGCAGAGTATAACCTGCAAAAGGTAAAGACATCCAATGTAGGCAGCTACTATGTTTTTTCAACGAAAGGTTATGCAGTACTGCCACGCAACTTTACCACGCTCGATCCGGGTTTGGAACCCACCTACATTACAGACCAGAGCATTACCGTAAACCTGCAGCACCGCTTTAGCGATAACTGGAAAGTAACAGCGCAGGCAGCTTACTTTGATTATGCGGCACAGGGCTCAAGCTCATGGCCGGGCTATGTGGGTGCAGACAGCATGATACGCGGCATCAGCATATGGGATGCAGCAGCCACGGCTAAAATAGGGCAGTTATTTGTAAATGGTTCGGTAGAAACAGGGGCCGTGAAACACCGCATTCTTGTTGGCCTCGACGCAAACGACAAAGAATATTTTGCCGACTGGAACCAATACCACGCGCTGGATACAGACGATTCCAAGTTTAGCTTCAATAATCCTGTATATGGTTTTCCTTCCAACGGTTATCCTGTTTGGGACAGGTCTAAAAGTCTTACCCAACGCGCAGGTGTTTACGGCCACGTGGCACAGTCTTATACCGGCTTATATGTGCAGGACGAACTGGGCTTTTTCAATAATGTGCTTCGTGTAACGCTTGCCGGCCGCTACAGCAATGTGAAAAATACCAACTATGGTACTGTTTCCAGTGCAGAAAAAATTACCCCACGTGTTGGTGCAAGTGTTTCTATAGATCGCCAGACCGCAGTGTATGCGTTGTACGACCAGGCTTTTGTGCCACAGTCGGGCGTTAAGAGAGATGGCAGCACCATAAAACCGCTTACCGGCAACAATATGGAAGTGGGTATAAAAAGAGACTGGCTGGGTGGAAAGGTTAGTACCAGTCTTGCCGTATACCGCATTCTTAAAAACAATGAAAATTCAACAGACCCCGCCGATCCTTCGGGCAGGTTTGTGGTGCAGCTTGGTCAAACAAGGGCACAGGGTGTTGAGTTTGATATACGTGGAGAGCTCTTTCCCGGCTTAACGGCAACAGCCAATTATGCATTAACAGACAATCAAATTACCAAGGCAGATACCGCCGCCGCATCGCAATTAAATATTGGCAATAAAGTGCCGGGCTATGCAAAACATACTGCCAATGCGTGGCTGAACTACAGGATCAATAATGGCGCGTTAAAAGGCCTTGGTATTTCAGGTGGTTTTACCTTTCTTGGCGAGCGCAGTACATGGTCGTGGGCAGGTGCTGTTAAGAGCGCACAATTGCCTGACTACACAAAATTTGATGCAGGAATTTTCTGGGAAAAAGATAAGTTTCGTGTAGCATTGAATGTGTATAACCTTGCAGATACTTACCTGTACTCAGGTGCAGCTTATGCCGACTATTACTACTGGCAGGCAGAACCCGGCCGCAACTGGAGATTGGGTATTACTTACAGGTTCTAA
- a CDS encoding flavodoxin reductase, whose protein sequence is MENIKVKILAVDQVTHNVRSFKLEKPDGYVYTPGQATELSILKPGWETEKRPFTFTSLPGADHLEFTIKCYTDHDGVTNQLAKAVSGDVLEIGDAWGTITYKGEGIFIAGGAGVTPFIAILRSLHAQQKIGNNQLIFSNKTLQDILLREEFEHILGTNFINIITQEFTEAYHHGKIDKTFLEQNIANFDQPFYVCGPDAFTAHILGTLKSLGANAESLVFEK, encoded by the coding sequence ATGGAAAATATAAAAGTGAAAATATTGGCGGTTGATCAGGTAACGCACAACGTAAGATCATTCAAACTCGAAAAGCCGGATGGCTATGTATACACGCCAGGACAGGCAACTGAATTGTCAATATTAAAACCCGGCTGGGAAACGGAGAAAAGACCTTTCACCTTTACATCATTACCGGGTGCCGATCATCTTGAGTTTACCATCAAATGCTATACAGATCACGATGGAGTTACCAACCAGCTCGCAAAAGCTGTATCTGGAGATGTACTTGAAATTGGTGATGCGTGGGGCACTATAACGTACAAAGGAGAAGGTATTTTTATAGCCGGCGGCGCCGGTGTAACGCCTTTTATTGCCATCCTGCGTTCACTGCATGCGCAGCAAAAGATCGGCAATAATCAACTGATATTTTCCAACAAAACTTTACAGGATATTCTACTCAGAGAAGAGTTTGAACACATACTGGGCACAAACTTCATCAACATTATAACGCAGGAGTTTACAGAAGCATATCATCACGGCAAGATCGACAAAACATTTTTGGAACAGAATATTGCCAATTTCGATCAGCCTTTTTATGTATGTGGCCCGGATGCTTTTACTGCACACATTCTGGGGACATTAAAGTCACTTGGCGCAAATGCAGAAAGCCTGGTGTTTGAGAAATAA
- a CDS encoding BON domain-containing protein — MEQDRNRRNQDENNWNQDRDRRRTSDANQVHDYEGDTGRQFNRGSYDNDQWNDNEWNRRSSEYGGRGGQDYGRQGNDWNQQGGQRSAQQDDYSRNWQQGRGGRSDNESAYGNTNRWNEDESYNDYNDQRSGNNMSRQNYGLGRSNFDRSSNWGNAGNMSNSPNRGNQSGRSNAGGSDRYNGGYNSESNYGSGSQDRGDWEQGSRYGSNVPDYYGSNYGTSGDGYNNRYGNAGQPSQGSRFNQGSPYGNSYGNNSQQGTGGMYGGHRGKGPKGYERSEQRIKEDISDRLMDDDDIDASEIDITVKAGEVTLTGTVSDKQTKRRIEDMIESMSGVKNVQNNLRVQSSQQESGRTKDSSKQSNGQSNDAAGKQSATTSSAVKGEREKVHHN, encoded by the coding sequence ATGGAACAGGATCGTAACAGAAGAAACCAGGATGAAAATAACTGGAACCAGGATCGTGATCGCCGCCGTACTTCAGATGCCAACCAGGTACATGACTATGAAGGCGATACCGGAAGGCAATTCAACCGTGGTAGTTATGACAACGACCAGTGGAACGATAATGAGTGGAACCGCAGAAGCTCAGAATACGGCGGGCGTGGTGGCCAGGATTACGGCAGGCAGGGTAATGACTGGAACCAACAGGGTGGCCAGCGCAGTGCGCAACAGGATGATTATAGCCGCAACTGGCAGCAGGGCCGTGGGGGCAGGAGCGATAATGAAAGTGCCTATGGCAACACGAACCGCTGGAATGAAGACGAAAGCTATAATGATTATAACGACCAGCGCTCTGGTAACAACATGAGCCGCCAAAATTATGGCCTGGGCCGCAGTAATTTTGATCGCTCATCAAACTGGGGTAATGCAGGCAATATGAGCAATTCGCCAAACCGGGGTAACCAATCCGGCAGAAGCAATGCAGGAGGCTCAGACCGTTACAATGGTGGCTATAATTCAGAAAGCAACTACGGCAGCGGTAGTCAAGACCGTGGAGATTGGGAACAGGGTTCACGCTATGGTAGCAATGTGCCCGATTATTATGGCAGCAACTATGGCACAAGCGGTGACGGGTACAATAATCGTTATGGAAATGCCGGGCAACCATCGCAGGGTAGCCGCTTTAACCAGGGTTCGCCATATGGAAACAGCTATGGTAACAACAGCCAGCAAGGCACAGGCGGTATGTATGGTGGTCACCGCGGTAAAGGCCCAAAAGGTTATGAAAGGTCAGAACAGCGTATCAAAGAAGACATCAGCGATCGTTTAATGGATGATGATGATATAGACGCGTCAGAGATTGACATTACCGTAAAGGCCGGCGAAGTAACACTTACAGGCACCGTTAGTGACAAACAAACAAAACGCCGCATTGAAGACATGATAGAATCTATGTCGGGCGTAAAAAATGTACAAAATAACCTGCGTGTGCAATCTTCTCAGCAGGAGAGTGGCCGCACAAAAGATTCATCTAAACAAAGCAATGGTCAAAGCAATGATGCTGCAGGCAAACAGTCTGCTACCACAAGCTCGGCAGTAAAAGGCGAGCGCGAAAAAGTGCACCATAATTAG